One window of the Trypanosoma brucei gambiense DAL972 chromosome 3, complete sequence genome contains the following:
- a CDS encoding protein farnesyltransferase alpha subunit,putative — protein MNKSAVRSEESRQSSSLPSTYSSSSLNSEDERLALLSDINALQALFPGVTPKEETPLIKHPNMTPAVFSKKFDYVMGIYRAVGVTFKGTRVGPSTPQWLLLTSFVIQQNASHYSAWKDRRDVFLQPSRLVTSTRDAFMAENGQQCCGDKTDSLAKVSQEWLPAQCDVQGPTGECSVWRAIRWELKAMERFALMNPKNFQVWHHRREMLREALMHANPVVTGSRSAFDGYLLTCHNMQFSDIDERVFCDAALDDDGKNYHAWLYRSWFVHSFPFLLHPPSWDSLLGGDQGTEDKHSELRAAPFRSFTVEEDWLHKCLQPIIPECPLSDELTSTAKRILHDCMNNSAWCHRFYVFEHDLIVPLIRVIPPQQTEEAKLILKRLCECEMFYALQWCAYEPCNESAFVHARCVAVLHQAVAIHLCLSSHGDAPHVFLRGDETIQVSGSSSLRHINLRDKLRWGAFLETFRLLLCQVNVLSDVITPRAEEFRSGGEGRDNATISVIHKRRSQFLLDNTHQVYTARYRCLFTILEYMWRCYFTVSDRANVAAALPPEVYAGGDAEAAALAQQQSDDCVKFFLEAELQALRLARRLVVEDDIRRKYWKHEMNIVMNRDYV, from the coding sequence ATGAATAAGAGCGCGGTGCGTAGTGAAGAAAGCCGCCAATCATCATCGCTACCATCCACTTACTCGTCGTCATCATTGAACTCAGAAGATGAGAGGTTGGCGCTGCTTTCCGATATTAATGCGCTGCAGGCCCTCTTCCCAGGCGTTACCCCAAAAGAGGAGACCCCTTTGATAAAACACCCCAACATGACTCCCGCCGTCTTCTCGAAGAAGTTCGATTACGTGATGGGAATTTATAGAGCCGTTGGCGTAACCTTCAAGGGTACCCGCGTTGGTCCCTCCACGCCGCAGTGGCTGCTTCTGACATCATTTGTGATTCAGCAAAACGCATCGCACTATTCCGCGTGGAAGGACCGGCGCGACGTTTTTCTTCAGCCCTCGAGACTTGTCACATCCACACGAGATGCATTTATGGCGGAAAATGGCCAGCAATGTTGTGGCGACAAGACTGACAGTCTTGCGAAGGTCAGTCAGGAGTGGCTGCCGGCGCAATGCGACGTGCAGGGCCCAACGGGGGAGTGCAGCGTGTGGAGGGCGATACGTTGGGAGCTGAAGGCAATGGAGCGCTTTGCGTTGATGAATCCCAAAAACTTCCAAGTGTGGCATCATCGGAGGGAAATGCTGCGAGAGGCTCTAATGCATGCAAACCCCGTAGTAACGGGGTCACGAAGTGCTTTCGACGGTTACCTTCTTACTTGTCATAACATGCAGTTTTCTGACATCGATGAGCGGGTATTTTGCGACGCCGCATTGGACGATGATGGCAAAAACTATCACGCATGGTTGTACCGGTCGTGGTTCGTGCATTCGTTTCCCTTCCTACTCCATCCACCTTCGTGGGACTCATTATTAGGCGGAGATCAGGGTACTGAAGATAAACACAGTGAACTGCGCGCCGCACCCTTTCGGTCGTTTACGGTAGAAGAAGATTGGCTACACAAGTGCTTGCAGCCCATCATCCCGGAATGCCCCTTGAGTGATGAGCTCACAAGTACAGCGAAACGCATTTTGCATGATTGCATGAACAACTCAGCATGGTGCCATCGTTTTTACGTATTTGAACATGACCTCATCGTGCCACTAATTCGTGTGATCCCGCCACAACAGACGGAAGAGGCAAAGTTGATACTGAAACGGCTGTGCGAATGTGAAATGTTTTACGCCCTTCAATGGTGTGCCTACGAGCCCTGCAACGAATCGGCATTTGTGCATGCACGCTGCGTTGCTGTTTTGCACCAAGCTGTTGCAATTCATCTATGTCTATCCTCACACGGAGATGCACCACACGTTTTCCTCCGTGGTGATGAGACCATCCAAGTTTCGGGCTCCTCATCTCTTCGTCACATTAATTTACGGGACAAACTCCGGTGGGGAGCATTCCTTGAAACCTTCCGCCTCCTCTTATGTCAAGTGAATGTATTGAGCGACGTCATAACGCCACGTGCAGAAGAGTTCCGCAGTGGCGGGGAGGGACGCGACAATGCGACAATCTCCGTTATTCACAAACGTCGCTCTCAGTTTTTGCTGGACAATACACATCAAGTGTACACGGCACGTTACCGTTGTTTGTTTACGATACTTGAGTACATGTGGCGTTGTTATTTTACAGTGAGTGATAGGGCGAATGTGGCCGCCGCTCTTCCACCAGAAGTTTACGCTGGGGGGGATGCGGAGGCCGCTGCACTTGCGCAACAGCAATCGGACGACTGTGTAAAGTTCTTCCTGGAAGCTGAGCTCCAGGCATTGCGACTGGCACGGCGTCTAGTCGTTGAAGATGACATAAGAAGGAAGTATTGGAAGCATGAGATGAATATCGTTATGAACCGGGACTATGTTTGA
- a CDS encoding fumarate hydratase, putative, producing MSFCENCELGENCHGVDDIEETLPITTEFHYEPIFQPSDPHHDKTEYYNIPGDYVKEIEVMGRKVLSVDPTALTVLAQHAFTDVHHYFREDHLSGWRRVLDDPEATDNDRFVATTLLQNACVAAGRILPACQDTGTAIVLGKRGELCWTGGEDEKYLSHGIWKCYVSRNLRYSQTAALDMFKEANTGDNLPAQMDLMAVPGNEYHFLFVAKGGGSANKAFLYQQTKALLNPKSLRAFVEEKLKTLGTSACPPYHIALVIGGTSAEMTMKTVKLASCRYYDSLPTTGNKSGRAFRDIEWEEIILEMTRNLGIGAQFGGKYFAHQIRVIRLPRHGASCPVGLGVSCSADRQILGKITSEGVFLEKLVRDPAKYLPDVPLTSLGNGTVEVDLHQPMSKIRELLTQYPVTTRLSLTGPLIVARDIAHAKIMERLNADEPLPQYMKDHPIYYAGPAKTPKGMASGSFGPTTAGRMDSYVAPFMAAGGSFVTLAKGNRSKVVTDACKKYGGFYLGSIGGPAAILARDNIKKVEVVEYPELGMEAVWRIEVVNFPAFIIVDDKGNDFYAKLV from the coding sequence ATGAGTTTCTGCGAAAACTGTGAGCTTGGCGAGAACTGCCATGGTGTTGACGATATCGAGGAAACTCTTCCCATTACCACAGAGTTCCATTACGAACCCATCTTTCAACCCTCCGATCCACACCATGACAAGACAGAATACTACAATATTCCCGGAGATTACGTAAAGGAAATCGAGGTAATGGGCCGTAAAGTGTTGAGCGTCGATCCCACCGCCTTAACCGTACTTGCGCAACACGCTTTCACCGACGTGCATCACTACTTCCGCGAAGATCATCTCTCCGGCTGGCGCCGTGTTCTTGACGACCCTGAGGCAACTGATAATGACCGCTTCGTCGCTACAACGCTACTGCAAAATGCCTGCGTCGCTGCTGGCCGCATCCTTCCCGCCTGTCAAGATACGGGTACTGCCATTGTATTGGGGAAGCGCGGTGAGCTGTGTTGGACGGGGGGTGAAGACGAGAAATATCTGTCCCATGGCATCTGGAAATGCTACGTGAGTCGCAACCTCCGCTACAGCCAGACTGCTGCCCTGGATATGTTCAAGGAAGCAAATACAGGCGACAATCTGCCGGCGCAAATGGATCTGATGGCCGTGCCCGGAAATGAGTACCATTTCCTCTTCGTCGCAAAGGGCGGTGGCAGTGCCAACAAGGCGTTTCTCTACCAGCAAACGAAAGCTCTCCTAAACCCGAAGTCTCTCCGCGCCTTTGTTGAAGAAAAACTGAAAACTCTTGGCACTTCAGCTTGCCCTCCTTATCACATTGCACTTGTCATCGGGGGCACCAGCGCGGAAATGACGATGAAAACGGTAAAACTTGCCTCCTGTCGCTACTACGACTCCCTGCCGACAACTGGAAACAAAAGCGGCAGGGCCTTCCGCGACATTGAATGGGAAGAAATCATACTGGAGATGACGCGTAATCTTGGTATTGGTGCGCAGTTTGGTGGAAAATACTTCGCCCATCAGATCCGTGTCATTCGACTACCGCGCCATGGTGCTTCATGCCCTGTTGGTTTGGGCGTCTCCTGCAGTGCAGACCGTCAAATTCTAGGAAAGATAACATCTGAAGGTGTGTTCCTGGAGAAACTCGTGCGGGACCCGGCCAAATACCTTCCCGATGTGCCACTCACGTCCCTCGGGAACGGCACTGTTGAAGTGGACCTCCACCAGCCAATGAGTAAGATTCGTGAGTTACTTACTCAATACCCCGTGACAACGCGGCTGAGCCTCACTGGTCCCCTTATCGTGGCGCGTGACATCGCACACGCAAAGATCATGGAACGACTTAATGCCGATGAGCCACTCCCGCAGTACATGAAGGATCACCCGATTTACTACGCGGGGCCTGCAAAGACTCCCAAGGGAATGGCGTCCGGTTCCTTTGGACCTACCACCGCTGGTCGAATGGATTCCTACGTGGCACCATTCATGGCTGCGGGCGGCAGTTTCGTCACCCTTGCAAAAGGGAACCGCTCTAAAGTCGTTACCGACGCTTGCAAGAAGTACGGTGGATTTTACCTTGGAAGTATTGGCGGCCCCGCGGCCATCCTTGCGAGGGACAACATCAAGAAGGTTGAAGTTGTGGAATATCCAGAGCTGGGTATGGAAGCCGTATGGCGCATTGAGGTTGTGAACTTCCCCGCATTCATTATTGTGGACGACAAGGGTAATGACTTCTATGCTAAACTCGTCTAG
- a CDS encoding protein kinase, putative: protein MPEGEQAIGSYVIGKTIGKGSFGKVKEATHIPTGHTVAVKMINRDRLEHAKMDEKVAREIKILQLFSHPNICRLYEVIYTTTEIFLIMEYVECGELFQHIVNQGKLRENEARYIFQQIICAVNYCHNFLVAHRDLKPENILLGPGLQVKLIDFGLSNIAKDGEFLQTSCGSPNYAAPEVIDGRYYVGSNTDIWSCGVILYALLCGSLPFDESDTPSLFRKIKSGSYKIPAHVSSGARDLIEKILVVDPVHRLTIPQIYNHQWFVTNLPARLWPADPRRVDQQKRISTTAAAATAKYLNRSDREVRAAIREGRGEAFVAYSIIFDAEQRKILSNGADEILNKETTEMGCTTYGTELTHVPRATERELHLGLLLTQSPVMESLLGNGDVSSNKHAYNGSNFVPASMRETHHGAATAAATPPNPGGVFFIGKRADSYAETSGTLDSSYREDCGSTNPIDEARPGCSRDSKSRLSSGNTERQRVGSVAKSDVIYTREEREFIVKNNVGWRIGLMADLTSSGVMRVVYEVLKRYAMEWKSPTSFELLVRPTAVTFERIYNPLRETSSWDSAEDEGLQHTQQKRADRMLQVVILIHLFRIRESHDDGYILDFSVLKGSVIALDIVRCLFCTLVQKLA from the coding sequence ATGCCGGAAGGTGAACAGGCTATTGGCAGCTATGTCATTGGTAAAACCATAGGAAAGGGAAGCTTTGGTAAAGTGAAGGAGGCAACGCATATTCCCACAGGGCATACAGTAGCAGTGAAGATGATTAATCGGGATAGGTTGGAACATGCAAAAATGGATGAAAAGGTGGCCCGTGAGATTAAGATACTGCAGTTGTTTTCCCACCCTAATATCTGCCGTCTGTATGAAGTCATCTACACCACCACAGAAATATTCCTCATCATGGAGTATGTTGAATGTGGGGAGTTGTTTCAACACATTGTGAATCAGGGAAAACTTCGGGAAAACGAAGCCCGTTACATATTTCAGCAGATTATATGTGCGGTGAACTACTGTCACAACTTCTTGGTTGCCCACCGAGATCTTAAACCGGAGAATATATTACTGGGTCCGGGTCTGCAGGTAAAACTAATCGACTTTGGTCTCTCCAACATAGCAAAGGATGGAGAGTTCCTACAAACCTCATGCGGGTCACCAAATTATGCTGCGCCGGAGGTAATTGATGGCCGATACTACGTGGGATCCAATACAGATATATGGTCATGCGGCGTTATACTCTATGCCCTACTTTGCGGGTCCCTGCCCTTCGACGAGAGTGACACACCATCGCTTTTCAGGAAGATCAAAAGCGGTAGTTACAAAATCCCCGCACACGTCAGCAGTGGTGCGCGGGATCTCATTGAAAAGATATTAGTTGTCGATCCAGTTCACCGGCTAACAATCCCACAGATCTACAATCACCAATGGTTCGTCACAAATCTTCCTGCTCGGCTTTGGCCTGCCGACCCCAGACGCGTGGACCAGCAGAAACGCATATCAACAACCGCTGCGGCGGCTACTGCGAAATACCTTAACAGGAGTGACCGTGAAGTCCGCGCTGCCATCAGGGAGGGCCGTGGTGAGGCATTTGTGGCTTACAGCATCATATTCGACGCAGAACAGCGGAAAATACTCAGCAACGGGGCGGATGAAATTCTTAACAAAGAGACCACCGAGATGGGGTGTACGACATACGGGACGGAGCTGACGCATGTGCCTAGGGCAACGGAGCGGGAACTGCACCTCGGTCTGTTGTTGACGCAAAGTCCTGTGATGGAGTCACTGCTCGGTAACGGCGATGTCTCATCCAACAAACACGCCTACAATGGGAGTAACTTCGTTCCCGCATCCATGCGGGAGACACATCACGGAGCTGCCACGGCGGCGGCTACACCGCCTAACCCGGGCggtgtgttttttattgGGAAACGCGCCGACTCCTACGCCGAGACGAGCGGCACCTTGGACTCATCTTACCGTGAGGATTGTGGAAGCACTAACCCAATTGACGAGGCTCGGCCGGGATGCTCCAGAGACTCCAAGAGCAGGCTGAGTAGTGGAAACACTGAGCGCCAGCGTGTGGGGTCCGTAGCAAAGTCAGACGTGATCTACACAAGGGAAGAGCGCGAGTTCATAGTGAAGAATAATGTGGGCTGGCGAATCGGTCTCATGGCTGACCTCACTTCCTCTGGGGTGATGCGCGTCGTATACGAGGTGCTTAAGCGGTATGCTATGGAGTGGAAGAGCCCCACTTCGTTTGAACTGCTCGTCCGTCCAACAGCGGTGACGTTTGAACGGATATACAACCCCTTGAGGGAGACAAGCTCTTGGGACTCAGCAGAGGATGAAGGACtgcaacacacacaacagaaaCGTGCGGACAGAATGCTGCAGGTTGTTATACTTATTCATCTCTTCCGCATTCGTGAAAGCCATGACGACGGGTATATATTGGACTTTAGTGTTTTAAAAGGCTCAGTGATTGCACTGGACATCGTACGCTGCTTGTTTTGCACTCTTGTCCAGAAATTGGCGTGA
- a CDS encoding T. brucei spp.-specific protein, whose translation MEPYRVGEVLKTREPLETIPPIRPFIHQSKHKHAHVCTCKHIAIYSTPLHNQYTKLTDPKRVNKKRKKEREKEGSERKRERGKRRGMTVRCFTFISTGPATAHNFSFPLVHTLCYFSAGSSPKEGVSALAHKEHVHIQALILFGHAALKHNC comes from the coding sequence atggaaCCGTACCGTGTAGGAGAGGTGCTCAAAACGAGAGAGCCACTAGAGACAATACCACCCATTCGTCCATTCATACATCAatccaaacacaaacatgcacATGTATGTACGTGTAAGCATATAGCTATTTACTCCACACCCCTTCACAACCAGTACACAAAACTCACGGATCCAAAAcgtgtaaacaaaaaaagaaaaaaagaaagagagaaagagggaagtgaaagaaaaagagagaggggaaaaagaagagggatgACCGTGCGGTGCTTTACTTTCATATCTACTGGTCCCGCCACCGCccacaatttttctttccctcttgttcACAcactttgttatttttctgcTGGTTCCTCCCCAAAAGAGGGTGTGAGCGCACTCGCACATAAAGAGCATGTGCACATACAAGCACTTATACTCTTTGGTCACGCGGCATTAAAACACAACTGCTAA